CCGAGCTGCACGGGATGGTTGAGACGCTGATCGTGGTCGCCGATGAGCGTGAATTCTTGATCGCTTCCGGTCATCTTGCCACGACCGCCACGGTGACGACTAACCGCAATATGGTCTTGATTGCGCGCCAGTTTATCTGGATGGAGCTGTTCGCCCAACGTATTTTTGCCCGTCTTGGCGAAGATTTGCTGGCCCGCGCCTCGATCCAGAAGATCGCCAGGTTTTGCACTCGTAATCAATGCCCGGCCCGCCAGTGGAGAGGAGCTATACAAATGATTACGACTTCGCGGGTTACTCCTCGACGGCTGTTTACCCAATTCTTCCAGGATGAAACCCTGGAACCGGCATTTGTGGTGTTGACGCTGGTTGGGATTGTTGCCGGTATCTGGCTGGAGGGTGCGCAGGCACCGGCTGGCCTCATTCTGGCGGTTCATGTTGCCACCTACTTTTTCGGCGGCTTTTACGCGGTGCGCGCCATTATTGAGGCGCTCAAAGAATGGAAAATTGAAGTTGATCTGCTGATGGTGCTGGCTGCATTGGGGGCGGCTTACCTCGGCGAATTCAGTGAGGGCGCCATTCTCCTTTTTCTCTTTTCGCTGAGCAATGTGTTGCAGGTGTATGCTATGCGGCGCACCGAGCAGGCGATTACGGCGCTGATGCAGCTCCGGCCCGACCGGGTCAGTATCCGTCGGCACGACCGCGAGTACGATGTTGCCATCGAAGAGGTGCAGGTTGGCGATGTGATGCTGCTGCGCCCCGGTGACCGGGTGCCGCTCGACGGGGTGATCGAGCGTGGTGCGGGTACGTTCGATGAGTCGGCGCTCACCGGTGAGTCGATGCCGGTACACAAGGGGCCGGGCATGACGGTGTTGGCCGGTACGCTCAATCAGACCGGTGCGCTTGAGGTGCGGGTGACAAAACCGGCCAGTGAGAGCACGCTGGCCCGGATTATCGCTATGGTGAGCGAGGCGCAGTCGCGCAAGGCACGCTCGCAGAGCTTCCTGGAACGCTTCGAGCAGCGCTACGCGATTGGGGTGATTGGGGCGGTTGCGCTGTTCATTCTGCTGATGCCACTGTTCAGCGGCGCGTCGTTCACCGACATATTCTATCGCGGAATGGTGCTGTTAACCGTCGCGTCGCCATGTGCCCTGGTGATCAGTGTGCCGGCGGCATTGTTGAGCGCGATTGCGGCCGGTGCCCGGCGGGGCGTCCTCTTCAAGGGTGGCGTGCATCTCGAAGAGTTGAGTCGGGTACGGGTGATTGCCTTTGACAAGACCGGCACGCTGACCTTTGGCAAGCCGGTGCTGACCGATCTCGTGCCGATGAACGGCTTGAGCGAACATGAACTGCTCACGATTGTCGCCCGTGCCGAACAGCCGTCAGAGCATCCGATTGCGCGGGCCATTTTGCAGGCGGCTGAAGAGCGTGGGATTGCGATTGTTCCTCCAGAGCAGTTTGTCGCAGTGACCGGGATGGGTGTGCGTGCGCTCTGGGATGGGGGAGAGACGCTGGTTGGTTCGCCACGGCTCTTCCGCGAAGCCGGGATTGAGGTACCCGCGAACTTGCTGGCGCAGGCTGATGATCTGATGAAACAGGGGCGGGGGAGTGTCCTGTTTGTATGGCGCGATCAGCAGTGGTTGGGGCTGGTAGCGGTGATGGATCGCGAACGGCCTGACGCAGCCCGGCAGATTGCCGCTTTGCGCGCAGTCGGTATTGAGCGGATCGTGATGCTGACCGGTGACAACCCGCAGGTGGCTGAAGCAATGGCCCAGCGCTTGGGGATTGATGAGGTGTACGCCGGGCTATTGCCGGCTGACAAATTGCAGCGTGTCGAGCAGCTCCGACAGCGCTACGGTGGGGTGGCGATGGTCGGCGATGGCGTGAATGATGCACCGGCGCTGGCAGCAGCAACGGTAGGCATCGCCATGGGAGCGGCCGGTACCGATGCGGCACTCGAAACTGCTGATCTGGTCTTGATGAGCGACGATCTGAGTGCTATCGTCTACGCTCTGCGGTTAAGCCGCCAGACGCAGCGTGTTGTCTGGCAGAATATCGTATTTGCGCTGGCGGTGGTCGTGGTGCTGGTGCTGACGACATTGACTGTGGGGGTGCCACTGCCGTTGGGTGTGGTTGGTCACGAGGGAAGTACGATTATTGTGGTGTTGAATGGATTGCGGTTGTTGATCTTCCGCTAGCGGGTGTGATGGCCCATGCCACAGTGAGAACGCTAACTTGAATAGCGTGTGGCAGGCACGGTACACCTGCAGAACGCGACATCTGCACCACGCGAGTGTTTGCCTGTTGCACCGGGTCATAGTAGGGGCGCACGGTCGTGCGCCCCTATCGATATGTTAGCGGTACGCCTCGTCCTCGCCAGGATTACCATCGGGGCGGGTTCTGTAGGGGCGGGTTCTGTAGGGGCGGATTTCTATAGGGGCGGGTTTCTATAGGGGCGGGTTTCTATAGGGGCGGGTTTCTATAGGGGCGGGTTTCTATAGGGGCGGGTTTCTATAGGGGCGGGTTTCTATAGGGGCGGGTTTCTATAGGGGCGGGTTTCTATAGGGGCGGGTTTCTATAGGGGCGGGTTTCTATAGGGGCGGGTTTCTATAGGGGCGGGTTTCTATAGGGGCGGGTTTCTATAGGGGCGGGTTTCTATAGGGGCGGGTTTCTATAGGGGCGGGTTTCTATAGGGGCGGGTTTCTATAGGGGCGGGTTTCTATAGGGGCGGGTTCAAAACCCGCCCCTACAGGCGGTGTATGGGCCTGATCCGCGCTCAGGTCACCACCATCATCTACCATCTGCACCTCAATATAACAGGTGTGCTACAATACGCACCACATTCAGAGATCGCGAACATACAGAGAGGCAACAATGCGGTTGCAACGACGCTTCATCGGCTGGATAGCGCTACTGGTACTGGTTGTCGTGGTGCTTGGTGGGAGCGGTGGTTATCTCTGGCTAAGCCGCTCGCTCCCGCAAATCAGTGGTGACATACGAGTACGCGGGATCAGTGGGCCGGTCACGATTGTGCGGGATCGCGATGGCGTTGCCCACATTACCGGCACAACCGATGCCGATGCCGTCTTTGGGCTGGGATTCGTGCATGCGCAGGAACGGCTCTGGCAGATGGAGGTACAACGGCGCATCGGGCATGCCCGTCTGTCGGAAATCTTCGGCGCAACCACCCTGCAAACCGATAAGTTTCTGCGCACCCTCGGCGTCGCCCGCGCCGCCCGGAGTGCGCTCGAACGTCTCGACAGCGAGACGCTGGCGTGGTTAGAGGCGTATGCCGCCGGGGTTAATGCGTTCCTGGCTACGAATCCGGTCTTGCCGCCGGAATTTTTGATCCTGGGCGTGCAACCTGAGCCGTGGCAGCCTATCGATTCGCTGGTATGGGCCAAGATGATGGCCTGGGACCTCGGTGGCAACTGGAGCAATGAATTGATGCGGGCAACGCTGATCGCAAAGATCGGGCCTGAAGATGCCGCTTTTCTGATGCCGCCATATACCGCTGATGGCCCGCTCATTATGCCCGCCGCCGGGGTTGTCTCACCAGCGACGGCTGCCGATACACCTCACACGCCTCTTAAGCCGGAAACAACCCGTCGCATGCTTGATCTCGCTCAGGAGCTTCAGTTTCTCAATCGCATCGGCGACCAGTTGGCCGGTTCCAATAACTGGGTCATCGGCGGGAGCCGAACGGCCAGCGGCAAACCATTACTGGTGAATGATCCGCATCTCGCCAACCGCATACCCTCGATCTGGTACCTGGCCCACATCCAGGGGTCAACCATCAACGTCATCGGCGCGACCTTTCCCGGTCTGCCGGTAGTGGTGATCGGGCATAACGGACGGATTGCATGGGGGGTGACGAACACCGGCCCGGACGTGCAGGATTTGTACATCGAGCGGATTGACGCTCGAAATTACGCCGAGTACAACGGCAGGCGTGAACCGGTCACGCTGATCAGCGAAGTCATCACTGTTAAAGACTCTGAGCCGGTGACACTCACGGTGCGGATTACCCGCCATGGCCCGGTGATCAGTGATGTGCTGGAAGATGTAGACGAGCCGCTGGCCTTTCGCTGGACGGCCCTCGACCCTGAAGATACAACCTTACGCGGATTTATCAATCTCAACCGTGCCCGCAACTGGCAAGAGTTTGTGGCGGCCCTCAGCGACTACAAGGCGCCGATGCAGAGCTTTGTGTACGCCGATGTTGAGGGGAATATTGGTTTTTACGCGCCGGGGCTGGTTCCGATCCGGCGGAACGGTGATGGTAGCGTGCCAGTACCGGGTTGGACGGATGAGTACGAGTGGATCGGCTACGTCCCATTTGCTG
This genomic window from Chloroflexus aurantiacus J-10-fl contains:
- a CDS encoding heavy metal translocating P-type ATPase, with protein sequence MENTNLLEQLTALGLTEYEARVYLALLTEYPATGYQISKLAGIPRSMVYEALGRLEGRGAVLKSVEEKATLYRPISPAILLDRYEREARERAEALRTQLMPLFHHEESDRLWNFSGRREALAAARDLIESAQHELMLVLTDADVEALYPALAAAHERGVALGVILTGEAPFSFGQVVRHPKRETELHGMVETLIVVADEREFLIASGHLATTATVTTNRNMVLIARQFIWMELFAQRIFARLGEDLLARASIQKIARFCTRNQCPARQWRGAIQMITTSRVTPRRLFTQFFQDETLEPAFVVLTLVGIVAGIWLEGAQAPAGLILAVHVATYFFGGFYAVRAIIEALKEWKIEVDLLMVLAALGAAYLGEFSEGAILLFLFSLSNVLQVYAMRRTEQAITALMQLRPDRVSIRRHDREYDVAIEEVQVGDVMLLRPGDRVPLDGVIERGAGTFDESALTGESMPVHKGPGMTVLAGTLNQTGALEVRVTKPASESTLARIIAMVSEAQSRKARSQSFLERFEQRYAIGVIGAVALFILLMPLFSGASFTDIFYRGMVLLTVASPCALVISVPAALLSAIAAGARRGVLFKGGVHLEELSRVRVIAFDKTGTLTFGKPVLTDLVPMNGLSEHELLTIVARAEQPSEHPIARAILQAAEERGIAIVPPEQFVAVTGMGVRALWDGGETLVGSPRLFREAGIEVPANLLAQADDLMKQGRGSVLFVWRDQQWLGLVAVMDRERPDAARQIAALRAVGIERIVMLTGDNPQVAEAMAQRLGIDEVYAGLLPADKLQRVEQLRQRYGGVAMVGDGVNDAPALAAATVGIAMGAAGTDAALETADLVLMSDDLSAIVYALRLSRQTQRVVWQNIVFALAVVVVLVLTTLTVGVPLPLGVVGHEGSTIIVVLNGLRLLIFR
- a CDS encoding penicillin acylase family protein; this encodes MRLQRRFIGWIALLVLVVVVLGGSGGYLWLSRSLPQISGDIRVRGISGPVTIVRDRDGVAHITGTTDADAVFGLGFVHAQERLWQMEVQRRIGHARLSEIFGATTLQTDKFLRTLGVARAARSALERLDSETLAWLEAYAAGVNAFLATNPVLPPEFLILGVQPEPWQPIDSLVWAKMMAWDLGGNWSNELMRATLIAKIGPEDAAFLMPPYTADGPLIMPAAGVVSPATAADTPHTPLKPETTRRMLDLAQELQFLNRIGDQLAGSNNWVIGGSRTASGKPLLVNDPHLANRIPSIWYLAHIQGSTINVIGATFPGLPVVVIGHNGRIAWGVTNTGPDVQDLYIERIDARNYAEYNGRREPVTLISEVITVKDSEPVTLTVRITRHGPVISDVLEDVDEPLAFRWTALDPEDTTLRGFINLNRARNWQEFVAALSDYKAPMQSFVYADVEGNIGFYAPGLVPIRRNGDGSVPVPGWTDEYEWIGYVPFAELPHIYNPPQDYIVTANNQVVGDDYPYLLGTSWAAPYRARRIIELIEQKSALTVADMRTMLGDVVSLHARELLPILREVTPNGPREAAALELLRSWDGTMAGDSAAAAVFQGYYHALLEAVFADELGEFFSETYRHRRDFAAMALRRVLLEGRQEWCDNVNTIATTEDCATILATAFSKGLAAMATAQGEEDPTRWRWDRVHQAVFPHNPFSQVGALRGIFERRVPTGGDSFTVNFAPMRLNEGYLQYNAPSYRQIIDFADLAESRFIHTTGQSGNVLSNRYSDYLALWQQTGDIPMRFSGTIDGERLVLQPDR